GTAGAGCTTGCCATCTGATCCCAGACCCACGGAGAACAAGTATCCGGCTGAGGCCTGGACCCAGGTAAAATCCTGGGATACGCCCTGGGGTTTCTTCACTGGGACCGGCTCATGACGTTCAGCGGTGGTCCCGTCGCCGAGTTGGCCATGATCATTGCTTCCCCAAGAGTAAAGGTTGCCGTCCGAGGCGACTGCAAGAATGTGCCCCCTTCCAGCGCTGACCTGGCTGAAGCGTATTCCTCGGGGTCCGGGCGGGGTCAGGGTGACTTTCGTGCCGCCGGCGACCGGCCCCTGCACGGGGCTCATGCTCCAGGCATCTGCCTTGGTCCAGTGGGCGGTGAGATTCATATCGTTGATGACGGGCTGGTTGAAATCGTAGGCGACGGGTGTTGAACCGATGAACCAGCCGTCGAACAGGTAGCCGTCTCGGGTTGGATCCGCTGGACGTTTCACACGCTCTCCGTCAGCTATGGTTTGTGTTGTGTCGATGCCTTGGGGATTGCTGAAGGTGACAGTGTGCGTTGTGGAGGCGCGCGCCTGCAGCTCGGCGCTGTCTTTCTCGTCGGGAGTGCTGGTCTTGTCCGGCGTGGGGGAAATGGATGGGGTCGGCTGTGTGGGATTCAGAGGGGAGAGTGTGGCCAGGGGAGATGGCGAAGTAGGAGCGGTTGCTGTTGGAATGTTTGCTGTTTCAGTTGGCTGGGTGGTGATGTCAGGAGGATTGCTGGACTTTTGTTCAGCTTCACGACCCCCCTCCTCCCCGCTAATTCCAGGTGTAGTCGGCGCGACCGCGTGGGCCACGCTGGATTCGGTTGTGGCGCTGTCTGCTGTGGCATAGGTGCAGACCAGGAGGCTTGCGGGCAGGATGATGGCCAGCAGGAGGCTGACCAACAAAGCCGGTCGAGCGGATATAGGTATATCAGAGTGCTGACGAGGCATAGTGTGATCCCCTTCCCCAGGAATCGCAGCCATATTGTCAAGAATCCCCAACATCCGACGAGTCACGCGCCGAAGACAACTTTGGCCACTCATATAATTTTACCATATATGTGAAAGCAAGGTGAAAATAAAACATGGAAAACTGTCGTCAATCATATGGTGCATGACCGTCTTTTTTCTTCTATCCGTGTTGATGAATGCGTGACTTCAAGTTGTTAGTGATTATAGAGCCATCCTATTGGTCTGGCTGCTTACTTGATGTAGCTTCGGACTGTTGCAACGGTCACGGAGAGAAGCCCTGAGGAGAGCTGAAGAAGGATTCCGATGCTGCCCATACATGGCCGGTTGTCCTTGTATGTATAAAGCTAATTGGGCTGGAGCATGGTTGCCCAGCTGATGCTATCGAGAGTGAGCTCCAGTAGCGGCAAAGGTGAAGCAGTTCTTTGACGATCTGTCTGCAGACTATGAGCTACTTTGGCGTTACCTCGGATGCTGTTCGTGTTGGTGGTCAGGAGTGCTTTGCCGGTCAGCCGTTTGCGAGCTGCTTTTTTTGAATTGCTGGTTTGAACTATTGCGACTCAAGATGCAGGATGCTCTTGATTGCCATGGATTGCTTGATAACTAACGCCCCAATCTCGCATAGCGTTGATGACCGGTCTCAGGCTCTTGCCTGTTTCTGTCAAGGAATATTCCACCCGAGGAGGTACCTCCGCATATACTTTGCGGTGCACAAGGCCATCACGCTCCATTTGGCGCAGGTTCGAGGTCAGTACCTTCTGCGAGACATTGCCAACGGAACGGCGCAGTTCGCCAAATCGCATGGTTCCGTTCAACAAATCGCGCAGGATCAGTGCCTTCCACTTATCGGAGATCATCAGCAAAGTAGTCTCCACGGGACACGTCGGTAACTCGCGCTCCATCTAAGCTCCAATCTGAAGAATGCAGGGAAATCAGCAAAAGTTCCCAAGGAGTAACTATAGAACATATTAATGCCTACTTCTTTTTTGTTCTGTATGACCATAAGGTACATCATGACAGCAGAAAACAGAATTAGTCCGTAACGAATATGGAAAGAATCATTATGAAGATTGCAGTAGTGGCGGCAAACGGTAAAGAAGGCCGACTTGTCGTCAAGGAAGCCTTGTCGCGCGGAGATGAAGTAACCGCTGTGGTGCGAGGTGAAAACAAGTCGGCAGCTCCACACGCCATCCTTAAGGACCTATTTGATTTGACCACGACGGATCTGGCTGGCTTCGATGTAATTGTGGATGCCGTCGGCACATGGACATCGGAGACTCTGCATGTCATTCCGGATGCAGCCAAGCATCTTGCCGGCATATTGTCAGGAACCGATATCAGATTGATTGTGGTAGGGGGTGCCGGTAGCTTGTTTGTTAATAAGGAGCACACCTTGGCGCTTAAAGATACTCCTGATTTTTCGGATGACTACAAGCCGGTCTCGGCCGCCCATAGCAAGGCGCTTGAAGGCCTACGCAACCGTTCCGATGTCAAGTGGACCTACATCAGCCCTGCCGCTGATTTCCAAGCCGATGGAACACGCACGGGTTCATACGGGTTGGCAGGTGAAGAATTGACTGCGAATGCTGAGGGGGAGAGTTTCATCAGCTATGCCGATTATGCAATAGCTGTGGTGGATGAAGCCGAGTCGGGCAGACACGTCGGTGAACGCATCTCTGTTTATGCCAAGTAATTGGCTAAAGTCCAAGCCATTTGAATTGAAAATACAGTATGAGTAACCTGCTTTGTTTGAACTGCGCCGTTTCTGTTATGGGGAGTCGAAGCAGATGCCTATACACGGCGATTTCTGATTGTTGGATTGCTTTTTATCTGATCGACAGTCTAGATGCGGTTTATTTGACTGAACCTGATGGAATTGTCTCATGTGAATTGGTGCTTGGATTCTGCTTCGTTGTTGTTGCTTCTCCCTATTTTTATAATCATTGAACATCACCTAGTATGTTGGATCAAACGCTAAGGACGGTATTTTGTGTTGCCGGCATTCAACAGATAACAGATTTGGCATCAGTCTTGGAATAACACATCACAGGCAGCCCCCGCCCTTGAGCTGGTTGATGGAGGATCCGGGTTTTTAGAGGGAACAATGAAAGAACGATCATGAAAGCCTGCATGCCGGATTGGTGTCATTTTGGGGGATGGCCAGGAGGCCTGAAGATACAACTGCTTTCCTGTTGGAGAGGATTAAAGCAACACCGACATTTTTTTCAGACCGTTACCACTTTTAATGACTCTAAGTATCAACGAATGAATGTAAGGTCCTGATTCATGAAGTTGGTCTTGCCGAAACAAGATGCCAGGAGGGTTATGACCTAACGGCTCCTTTGATGATCGTCGGCAACAACGGCGATGAACAAGCAGCCGACGACGACAATAGAGAAGCAGGAAGTTGTGCGGTGATCACTGGGGGATAACAACATGTGCATCTTCTTCTCTTTAAAGTGCACCAAGCACACGTCGGGTTAAGGTTGCTGCGGTTGAGTCGGGGATTGGACGAGAAGATAGGACGACATGATGATAAAAATAACA
The window above is part of the Bifidobacterium asteroides DSM 20089 genome. Proteins encoded here:
- a CDS encoding winged helix-turn-helix transcriptional regulator; the protein is MERELPTCPVETTLLMISDKWKALILRDLLNGTMRFGELRRSVGNVSQKVLTSNLRQMERDGLVHRKVYAEVPPRVEYSLTETGKSLRPVINAMRDWGVSYQAIHGNQEHPAS
- a CDS encoding NAD(P)-dependent oxidoreductase, with product MKIAVVAANGKEGRLVVKEALSRGDEVTAVVRGENKSAAPHAILKDLFDLTTTDLAGFDVIVDAVGTWTSETLHVIPDAAKHLAGILSGTDIRLIVVGGAGSLFVNKEHTLALKDTPDFSDDYKPVSAAHSKALEGLRNRSDVKWTYISPAADFQADGTRTGSYGLAGEELTANAEGESFISYADYAIAVVDEAESGRHVGERISVYAK